A genome region from Macaca nemestrina isolate mMacNem1 chromosome 20, mMacNem.hap1, whole genome shotgun sequence includes the following:
- the LOC105495265 gene encoding protein capicua homolog isoform X6, producing MYSAHRPLMPASSAASRGLGMFVWTNVEPRSVAVFPWHSLVPFLAPSQPDPSVQPSEAQQPASHPVASNQSKEPAESAAVAHERPPGGTGGADPGRPPGATCPESPGPGPPHPLGVVEPGKGPPPTTEEEAPGPPGEPRLDSETESDHDDAFLSIMSPEIQLPLPPGKRRTQSLSALPKERDSSSEKDGRSPNKREKDHIRRPMNAFMIFSKRHRALVHQRHPNQDNRTVSKILGEWWYALGPKEKQKYHDLAFQVKEAHFKAHPDWKWCNKDRKKSSSEAKPTSLGLAGGHKETRERSMSETGTAAAPGVSSELLSVAAQTLLSSDAKVPGSSSCGAERLHTVGGPGSARPRAFSHSGVHSLDGSEVDSQALQELTQMVSGPASYSGPKPSTQYGAPGPFAAPGEGGALAATGRPSLLPTRASRSQRAASEDMTSDEERMVICEEEGDDDVIADDGFGTTDIDLKCKERVTDSESGDSSGEDPEGNKGFGRKVFSPVIRSSFTHCRPPLDPEPPGPPDPPVAFGKGYSSTPSSSASSPASSSASAATSFSLGSGTFKAQESGQGSTAGPLRPPLPGAGGPATPSKATRFLPTDPATFRRKRPESVGGLEPPGPSVIAAPPSGGGSILQTLVLPPNKEEQEGGGARVPSAPAPSLAYGAPAAPLSRPAATMVTNVVRPVSSTPVPIASKPFPTSGRAEASPNDTAGARTEMGTGSRVPGGSPLGVSLVYSDKKSAAATSPAPHLVAGPLLGTVGKAPATVTNLLVGTPGYGAPAPPAVQFIAQGAPGGGTTAGSGAGAGSGPNGPVPLGILQPGALGKAGGITQVQYILPTLPQQLQVAPAPAPAPGTKAATPSGPAPTTSIRFTLPPGTSTNGKVLAATAPTPGIPILQSVPSAPPPKAQSVSPVQAPPPGGSAQLLPGKVLVPLAAPSMSVRGGGAGQPLPLVSPPFSVPVQNGAQPPSKIIQLTPVPVSTPSGLVPPLSPATLPGPTSQPQKVLLPSSTRITYVQSAGGHALPLGTSPASSQAGTVTSYGPTSSVALGFTSLGPSGPAFVQPLLSAGQAPLLAPGQVGVSPVPSPQLPPACAAPGGPVITAFYSGSPAPTSSAPLAQPSQAPPSLVYTVATSTTPPAATILPKGPPAPATATPAPTSPFPSATAGSMTYSLVAPKAQRPSPKAPQKVKAAIASIPVGSFEAGASGRPGPAPRQPLEPGPVREPTAPESELEGQPTPPAPPPAPETWTPTARSSPPPPPPAEERTSAKGPETMASKFSSSSSDWRVPGQGLENRGEPPTPPSPAPAPAVAPGGSSESSSGRAAGDTPERKEAAGTGKKVKVRPPPLKKTFDSVDNRVLSEVDFEERFAELPEFRPEEVLPSPTLQSLATSPRAILGSYRKKRKNSTDLDSAPEDPTSPKRKMRRRSSCSSEPNTPKSAKCEGDIFTFDRTGTEAEDVLGELEYEKVPYSSLRRTLDQRRALVMQLFQDHGFFPSAQATAAFQARYADIFPSKVCLQLKIREVRQKIMQAATPTEQPPGAEAPLPVPPPTGTAAAPAPTPSPAGGPDPTSPSSDSGTVQAAPPLPPPPESGPGQPGWEGAPQPSPPPPGPSTAATGR from the exons ATGTATTCGGCCCACAGGCCCCTGATGCCCGCGTCCAGCGCGGCCTCCCGTGGCCTCGGCATGTTCG TGTGGACGAATGTGGAACCTCGCTCTGTGGCTGTGTTCCCCTGGCACTCCTTAGTCCCCTTCCTGGCACCCAGCCAGCCTGACCCCTCCGTGCAGCCGAGCGAGGCCCAGCAACCTGCCAGCCACCCAGTGGCCTCCAACCAGAGCAAAG AACCTGCTGAGTCGGCAGCTGTTGCTCATGAAAGGCCACCAGGTGGGACAGGGGGTGCTGACCCTGGGCGGCCCCCTGGAGCCACATGCCCTGAGAGCCCAGGACCCGGACCCCCACACCCTTTGGGGGTGGTGGAACCTGGTAAGGGTCCGCCTCCCACCACAGAGGAGGAGGCCCCTGGCCCCCCAGGAGAGCCCCGACTGGACAGTGAGACAGAGAGTGACCATGATGATGC CTTCCTCTCCATCATGTCTCCTGAGATCCAGTTGCCTCTACCGCCTGGAAAACGTCGGACCCAGTCCCTCAGTGCCCTACCCAAGGAACGGGACTCATCTTCTGAGAAGGATGGACGCAGCCCCAACAAG CGGGAGAAGGATCATATCCGGCGGCCCATGAATGCCTTCATGATCTTCAGCAAGCGGCACCGGGCCCTGGTCCACCAGCGTCATCCCAACCAGGACAACCGGACCGTCAGCAAGATCCTGGGCGAGTGGTGGTATGCCTTGGGGCCCAAGGAGAAGCAGAAGTACCACGACCTGGCCTTCCAG GTGAAGGAGGCCCACTTCAAGGCCCACCCAGATTGGAAGTGGTGCAACAAGGACCGAAAGAAGTCCAGCTCGGAGGCCAAGCCCACGAGCCTGGGGCTGGCAGGAGGGCACAAGGAGACGCGGGAGCGGAGCATGTCGGAGACGGGCACTGCCGCTGCCCCTGGGG TGTCCTCTGAGCTCCTGTCCGTCGCAGCCCAGACACTCCTGAGCTCGGACGCCAAGGTTCCGGGGAGCAGCTCCTGTGGGGCAGAACGGCTACACACAGTTGGGGGACCTGGCTCAGCTCGGCCCCGAGCTTTCTCTCACAGTGGGGTACACAGCCTGGATGGCAGCGAAGTAGACAGTCAGGCACTGCAGGAACTGACGCAG ATGGTGTCCGGCCCTGCATCGTACTCTGGCCCAAAGCCTTCTACCCAGTATGGAGCTCCAGGTCCCTTTGCAGCCCCCGGTGAGGGAGGTGCCTTGGCGGCCACCGGGCGGCCTTCGCTGCTGCCCACCCGAGCTTCTCGTTCTCAGCGTGCGGCCAGTGAGGACATGACGAGTGATGAGGAGCGCATGGTCATCTGTGAGGAGGAAGGGGATGATGATGTCATTG CTGATGATGGCTTCGGCACCACTGACATTGATCTCAAGTGCAAGGAGCGGGTGACCGACAGCGAGAGTGGGGACAGCTCTGGGGAGGACCCAGAGGGCAACAAG GGCTTTGGTCGGAAGGTGTTTTCACCTGTGATCCGTTCCTCCTTTACCCACTGCCGTCCCCCACTGGACCCTGAGCCCCCAGGGCCCCCGGATCCTCCTGTAGCCTTTGGCAAAGGCTATAGTTCCACCCCATCCTCCTCTGCGTCCTCGCCTGCTTCCTCCTCAGCCTCGGCAGCCACCTCCTTCTCACTGGGCTCAGGAACCTTCAAGGCCCAGGAGTCTGGTCAGGGCAGCACAGCGGGCCCCCTACGGCCCCCgctccctggggctgggggtCCAGCGACACCTTCCAAGGCTACCCGGTTCCTCCCAACGGATCCTGCCACCTTCCGGCGCAAGAGACCTGAAAGTGTGGGTGGCCTGGAGCCGCCAGGCCCCTCAGTTATCGCGGCCCCTCCCAGCGGAGGAGGAAGCATTCTGCAGACACTGGTGCTGCCCCCAAACAAGGAGGAGCAAGAGGGTGGCGGAGCCAGAGTGCCCTCCGCCCCCGCCCCATCACTGGCCTACGGGGCCCCAGCAGCTCCCCTGTCCCGTCCTGCTGCCACCATGGTCACCAACGTGGTGCGGCCTGTCAGCAGCACTCCTGTGCCCATCGCCTCTAAGCCCTTCCCCACCTCTGGCCGGGCTGAGGCGTCTCCAAATGACACAGCAGGTGCCAGGACTGAAATGGGCACTGGGTCTCGGGTGCCTGGGGGCTCCCCGCTGGGTGTCAGCTTAGTGTATTCGGACAAGAAGTCGGCAGCAGCCACCTCACCAGCCCCACATTTGGTGGCTGGACCCCTGCTGGGCACTGTGGGAAAGGCGCCTGCCACTGTCACTAACCTACTGGTGGGCACCCCGGGGTATGGGGCCCCTGCGCCCCCTGCTGTCCAGTTCATTGCCCAGGGGGCCCCTGGCGGTGGGACCACTGCGGGCTCAGGAGCAGGTGCTGGGAGTGGCCCCAATGGGCCAGTACCCCTGGGCATCCTGCAACCAGGTGCCCTGGGCAAGGCTGGGGGAATCACCCAGGTACAGTACATCCTGCCCACGCTGCCCCAGCAGCTTCAGGTGGCACCTGCCCCAGCACCAGCCCCTGGGACCAAGGCAGCGACTCCCAGCGGCCCTGCACCCACCACCAGCATCCGTTTCACCCTCCCACCGGGCACTTCCACCAACGGCAAAGTCTTGGCTGCCACTGCACCCACTCCTGGCATCCCCATCCTGCAGTCTGTACCCTCCGCCCCACCCCCCAAAG CCCAGTCAGTTTCTCCCGTGCAGGCCCCGCCCCCCGGTGGCTCAGCCCAACTGCTGCCTGGGAAGGTCCTAGTGCCCCTGGCCGCCCCTAGCATGTCAGTGCGGGGTGGAGGGGCCGGCCAGCCGCTGCCACTGGTGAGCCCACCCTTCTCAGTACCTGTGCAGAATGGTGCCCAGCCCCCCAGCAAG ATCATCCAGCTGACCCCGGTGCCTGTGAGCACACCCAGCGGCCTGGTGCCGCCCCTGAGCCCAGCCACACTCCCTGGACCCACTTCACAGCCTCAGAAggtcctgctgccctcctccacCAG AATCACCTATGTGCAGTCAGCGGGCGGGCACGCGCTGCCCCTGGGTACCAGCCCTGCATCCAGCCAGGCTGGAACAGTCACCTCGTACGGGCCCACGAGCTCTGTAGCTCTAGGCTTCACCTCGCTGGGGCCCAGTGGCCCCGCCTTCGTGCAGCCCCTGCTCTCAG cAGGCCAAGCCCCACTGCTGGCTCCCGGTCAGGTGGGCGTGTCGCCTGTGCCCAGTCCCCAGCTGCCACCTGCCTGTGCAGCCCCTGGAGGTCCTGTCATAACGGCGTTTTACTCTGGCAGCCCTGCACCCACCTCCTCAGCACCCCTGGCCCAGCCGTCCCAGGCCCCCCCAAGCCTGGTCTACACTGTGGCCACCAGCACAACCCCACCTGCAGCCACCATTCTGCCCAAGGGCCCGCCAGCCCCTGCCACTGCCACCCCAGCCCCGACTAGCCCTTTCCCTAGTGCCACAG CAGGTTCCATGACCTACAGCTTAGTGGCCCCCAAGGCCCAGCGGCCCAGCCCGAAGGCCCCCCAGAAAGTGAAGGCAGCCATCGCCAGCATTCCTGTGGGGTCCTTTGAGGCAGGTGCCTCTGGGAGACCTGGCCCTGCACCCCGGCAGCCTCTGGAGCCTGGCCCAGTCCGAGAGCCAACTGCCCCAGAGTCTGAGCTTGAGGGGCAGCCCACACCACCAGCCCCTCCACCTGCCCCAGAGACCTGGACTCCCACGGCCCGGAGCAGCCCCCCACCGCCCCCGCCTGCTGAGGAGCGGACCAGCGCCAAGGGTCCTGAGACCATG GCCAGCAAATTCTCCAGCTCATCTTCAGACTGGCGCGTCCCTGGGCAGGGCCTGGAGAATCGTGGGGAGCCTCCCactcctcccagcccagccccagctccagccgTAGCCCCTGGTGGCAGCAGCGAGAGCAGCAGTGGGCGGGCAGCCGGGGATACCCCCGAGCGCAAGGAGGCGGCTGGTACTGGCAAGAAGGTGAAGGTGCGGCCCCCGCCCCTGAAGAAGACCTTTGACTCTGTGGACAA CAGGGTCCTGTCAGAAGTGGACTTCGAAGAGCGCTTTGCTGAGCTGCCTGAGTTTCGGCCTGAGGAGGTGCTGCCCTCCCCCACCCTGCAGTCTCTGGCCACCTCACCCCGGGCCATCCTGGGCTCTTACCGCAAGAAGAGGAAGAACTCCACGG ACCTGGATTCAGCACCCGAGGACCCTACCTCGCCCAAGCGCAAGATGAGAAGACGCTCCAGCTGCAGCTCGGAGCCCAACACCCCCAAGAGTGCCAAGTGCGAGGGGGACATCTTCACCTTTGACCGTACAG GTACAGAAGCCGAGGATGTGCTTGGGGAGCTAGAGTATGAGAAGGTGCCGTACTCCTCCCTGCGGCGCACCCTAGACCAGCGCCGGGCCCTGGTCATGCAGCTCTTCCAGGACCATGGCTTCTTCCCATCAG cccaggccacagCGGCCTTCCAGGCCCGCTATGCAGACATCTTCCCCTCCAAGGTTTGTCTGCAGTTGAAGATCCGTGAGGTGCGCCAGAAGATCATGCAGGCAGCCACTCCCACCGAGCAGCCCCCTGGAGCTGAGGCTCCTCTCCCTGTACCGCCCCCCACTGGCACTgctgctgcccctgcccccactcccagccctgcagggggcCCTGACCCCACCTCGCCCAGCTCGGACTCTGGCACGGTCCAGGCTGCCCCGCCACTGCCTCCGCCCCCAGAGTCGGGGCCTGGACAGCCTGGCTGGGAGGGGGCTCCCCAGCCCTCTCCCCCACCGCCAGGTCCCTCCACAGCTGCCACAGGCAGGTGA
- the LOC105495265 gene encoding protein capicua homolog isoform X7 — MYSAHRPLMPASSAASRGLGMFVWTNVEPRSVAVFPWHSLVPFLAPSQPDPSVQPSEAQQPASHPVASNQSKEPAESAAVAHERPPGGTGGADPGRPPGATCPESPGPGPPHPLGVVEPGKGPPPTTEEEAPGPPGEPRLDSETESDHDDAFLSIMSPEIQLPLPPGKRRTQSLSALPKERDSSSEKDGRSPNKREKDHIRRPMNAFMIFSKRHRALVHQRHPNQDNRTVSKILGEWWYALGPKEKQKYHDLAFQVKEAHFKAHPDWKWCNKDRKKSSSEAKPTSLGLAGGHKETRERSMSETGTAAAPGVSSELLSVAAQTLLSSDAKVPGSSSCGAERLHTVGGPGSARPRAFSHSGVHSLDGSEVDSQALQELTQMVSGPASYSGPKPSTQYGAPGPFAAPGEGGALAATGRPSLLPTRASRSQRAASEDMTSDEERMVICEEEGDDDVIADDGFGTTDIDLKCKERVTDSESGDSSGEDPEGNKGFGRKVFSPVIRSSFTHCRPPLDPEPPGPPDPPVAFGKGYSSTPSSSASSPASSSASAATSFSLGSGTFKAQESGQGSTAGPLRPPLPGAGGPATPSKATRFLPTDPATFRRKRPESVGGLEPPGPSVIAAPPSGGGSILQTLVLPPNKEEQEGGGARVPSAPAPSLAYGAPAAPLSRPAATMVTNVVRPVSSTPVPIASKPFPTSGRAEASPNDTAGARTEMGTGSRVPGGSPLGVSLVYSDKKSAAATSPAPHLVAGPLLGTVGKAPATVTNLLVGTPGYGAPAPPAVQFIAQGAPGGGTTAGSGAGAGSGPNGPVPLGILQPGALGKAGGITQVQYILPTLPQQLQVAPAPAPAPGTKAATPSGPAPTTSIRFTLPPGTSTNGKVLAATAPTPGIPILQSVPSAPPPKAQSVSPVQAPPPGGSAQLLPGKVLVPLAAPSMSVRGGGAGQPLPLVSPPFSVPVQNGAQPPSKIIQLTPVPVSTPSGLVPPLSPATLPGPTSQPQKVLLPSSTRITYVQSAGGHALPLGTSPASSQAGTVTSYGPTSSVALGFTSLGPSGPAFVQPLLSAGQAPLLAPGQVGVSPVPSPQLPPACAAPGGPVITAFYSGSPAPTSSAPLAQPSQAPPSLVYTVATSTTPPAATILPKGPPAPATATPAPTSPFPSATAGSMTYSLVAPKAQRPSPKAPQKVKAAIASIPVGSFEAGASGRPGPAPRQPLEPGPVREPTAPESELEGQPTPPAPPPAPETWTPTARSSPPPPPPAEERTSAKGPETMASKFSSSSSDWRVPGQGLENRGEPPTPPSPAPAPAVAPGGSSESSSGRAAGDTPERKEAAGTGKKVKVRPPPLKKTFDSVDNRVLSEVDFEERFAELPEFRPEEVLPSPTLQSLATSPRAILGSYRKKRKNSTDLDSAPEDPTSPKRKMRRRSSCSSEPNTPKSAKCEGDIFTFDRTEAEDVLGELEYEKVPYSSLRRTLDQRRALVMQLFQDHGFFPSAQATAAFQARYADIFPSKVCLQLKIREVRQKIMQAATPTEQPPGAEAPLPVPPPTGTAAAPAPTPSPAGGPDPTSPSSDSGTVQAAPPLPPPPESGPGQPGWEGAPQPSPPPPGPSTAATGR; from the exons ATGTATTCGGCCCACAGGCCCCTGATGCCCGCGTCCAGCGCGGCCTCCCGTGGCCTCGGCATGTTCG TGTGGACGAATGTGGAACCTCGCTCTGTGGCTGTGTTCCCCTGGCACTCCTTAGTCCCCTTCCTGGCACCCAGCCAGCCTGACCCCTCCGTGCAGCCGAGCGAGGCCCAGCAACCTGCCAGCCACCCAGTGGCCTCCAACCAGAGCAAAG AACCTGCTGAGTCGGCAGCTGTTGCTCATGAAAGGCCACCAGGTGGGACAGGGGGTGCTGACCCTGGGCGGCCCCCTGGAGCCACATGCCCTGAGAGCCCAGGACCCGGACCCCCACACCCTTTGGGGGTGGTGGAACCTGGTAAGGGTCCGCCTCCCACCACAGAGGAGGAGGCCCCTGGCCCCCCAGGAGAGCCCCGACTGGACAGTGAGACAGAGAGTGACCATGATGATGC CTTCCTCTCCATCATGTCTCCTGAGATCCAGTTGCCTCTACCGCCTGGAAAACGTCGGACCCAGTCCCTCAGTGCCCTACCCAAGGAACGGGACTCATCTTCTGAGAAGGATGGACGCAGCCCCAACAAG CGGGAGAAGGATCATATCCGGCGGCCCATGAATGCCTTCATGATCTTCAGCAAGCGGCACCGGGCCCTGGTCCACCAGCGTCATCCCAACCAGGACAACCGGACCGTCAGCAAGATCCTGGGCGAGTGGTGGTATGCCTTGGGGCCCAAGGAGAAGCAGAAGTACCACGACCTGGCCTTCCAG GTGAAGGAGGCCCACTTCAAGGCCCACCCAGATTGGAAGTGGTGCAACAAGGACCGAAAGAAGTCCAGCTCGGAGGCCAAGCCCACGAGCCTGGGGCTGGCAGGAGGGCACAAGGAGACGCGGGAGCGGAGCATGTCGGAGACGGGCACTGCCGCTGCCCCTGGGG TGTCCTCTGAGCTCCTGTCCGTCGCAGCCCAGACACTCCTGAGCTCGGACGCCAAGGTTCCGGGGAGCAGCTCCTGTGGGGCAGAACGGCTACACACAGTTGGGGGACCTGGCTCAGCTCGGCCCCGAGCTTTCTCTCACAGTGGGGTACACAGCCTGGATGGCAGCGAAGTAGACAGTCAGGCACTGCAGGAACTGACGCAG ATGGTGTCCGGCCCTGCATCGTACTCTGGCCCAAAGCCTTCTACCCAGTATGGAGCTCCAGGTCCCTTTGCAGCCCCCGGTGAGGGAGGTGCCTTGGCGGCCACCGGGCGGCCTTCGCTGCTGCCCACCCGAGCTTCTCGTTCTCAGCGTGCGGCCAGTGAGGACATGACGAGTGATGAGGAGCGCATGGTCATCTGTGAGGAGGAAGGGGATGATGATGTCATTG CTGATGATGGCTTCGGCACCACTGACATTGATCTCAAGTGCAAGGAGCGGGTGACCGACAGCGAGAGTGGGGACAGCTCTGGGGAGGACCCAGAGGGCAACAAG GGCTTTGGTCGGAAGGTGTTTTCACCTGTGATCCGTTCCTCCTTTACCCACTGCCGTCCCCCACTGGACCCTGAGCCCCCAGGGCCCCCGGATCCTCCTGTAGCCTTTGGCAAAGGCTATAGTTCCACCCCATCCTCCTCTGCGTCCTCGCCTGCTTCCTCCTCAGCCTCGGCAGCCACCTCCTTCTCACTGGGCTCAGGAACCTTCAAGGCCCAGGAGTCTGGTCAGGGCAGCACAGCGGGCCCCCTACGGCCCCCgctccctggggctgggggtCCAGCGACACCTTCCAAGGCTACCCGGTTCCTCCCAACGGATCCTGCCACCTTCCGGCGCAAGAGACCTGAAAGTGTGGGTGGCCTGGAGCCGCCAGGCCCCTCAGTTATCGCGGCCCCTCCCAGCGGAGGAGGAAGCATTCTGCAGACACTGGTGCTGCCCCCAAACAAGGAGGAGCAAGAGGGTGGCGGAGCCAGAGTGCCCTCCGCCCCCGCCCCATCACTGGCCTACGGGGCCCCAGCAGCTCCCCTGTCCCGTCCTGCTGCCACCATGGTCACCAACGTGGTGCGGCCTGTCAGCAGCACTCCTGTGCCCATCGCCTCTAAGCCCTTCCCCACCTCTGGCCGGGCTGAGGCGTCTCCAAATGACACAGCAGGTGCCAGGACTGAAATGGGCACTGGGTCTCGGGTGCCTGGGGGCTCCCCGCTGGGTGTCAGCTTAGTGTATTCGGACAAGAAGTCGGCAGCAGCCACCTCACCAGCCCCACATTTGGTGGCTGGACCCCTGCTGGGCACTGTGGGAAAGGCGCCTGCCACTGTCACTAACCTACTGGTGGGCACCCCGGGGTATGGGGCCCCTGCGCCCCCTGCTGTCCAGTTCATTGCCCAGGGGGCCCCTGGCGGTGGGACCACTGCGGGCTCAGGAGCAGGTGCTGGGAGTGGCCCCAATGGGCCAGTACCCCTGGGCATCCTGCAACCAGGTGCCCTGGGCAAGGCTGGGGGAATCACCCAGGTACAGTACATCCTGCCCACGCTGCCCCAGCAGCTTCAGGTGGCACCTGCCCCAGCACCAGCCCCTGGGACCAAGGCAGCGACTCCCAGCGGCCCTGCACCCACCACCAGCATCCGTTTCACCCTCCCACCGGGCACTTCCACCAACGGCAAAGTCTTGGCTGCCACTGCACCCACTCCTGGCATCCCCATCCTGCAGTCTGTACCCTCCGCCCCACCCCCCAAAG CCCAGTCAGTTTCTCCCGTGCAGGCCCCGCCCCCCGGTGGCTCAGCCCAACTGCTGCCTGGGAAGGTCCTAGTGCCCCTGGCCGCCCCTAGCATGTCAGTGCGGGGTGGAGGGGCCGGCCAGCCGCTGCCACTGGTGAGCCCACCCTTCTCAGTACCTGTGCAGAATGGTGCCCAGCCCCCCAGCAAG ATCATCCAGCTGACCCCGGTGCCTGTGAGCACACCCAGCGGCCTGGTGCCGCCCCTGAGCCCAGCCACACTCCCTGGACCCACTTCACAGCCTCAGAAggtcctgctgccctcctccacCAG AATCACCTATGTGCAGTCAGCGGGCGGGCACGCGCTGCCCCTGGGTACCAGCCCTGCATCCAGCCAGGCTGGAACAGTCACCTCGTACGGGCCCACGAGCTCTGTAGCTCTAGGCTTCACCTCGCTGGGGCCCAGTGGCCCCGCCTTCGTGCAGCCCCTGCTCTCAG cAGGCCAAGCCCCACTGCTGGCTCCCGGTCAGGTGGGCGTGTCGCCTGTGCCCAGTCCCCAGCTGCCACCTGCCTGTGCAGCCCCTGGAGGTCCTGTCATAACGGCGTTTTACTCTGGCAGCCCTGCACCCACCTCCTCAGCACCCCTGGCCCAGCCGTCCCAGGCCCCCCCAAGCCTGGTCTACACTGTGGCCACCAGCACAACCCCACCTGCAGCCACCATTCTGCCCAAGGGCCCGCCAGCCCCTGCCACTGCCACCCCAGCCCCGACTAGCCCTTTCCCTAGTGCCACAG CAGGTTCCATGACCTACAGCTTAGTGGCCCCCAAGGCCCAGCGGCCCAGCCCGAAGGCCCCCCAGAAAGTGAAGGCAGCCATCGCCAGCATTCCTGTGGGGTCCTTTGAGGCAGGTGCCTCTGGGAGACCTGGCCCTGCACCCCGGCAGCCTCTGGAGCCTGGCCCAGTCCGAGAGCCAACTGCCCCAGAGTCTGAGCTTGAGGGGCAGCCCACACCACCAGCCCCTCCACCTGCCCCAGAGACCTGGACTCCCACGGCCCGGAGCAGCCCCCCACCGCCCCCGCCTGCTGAGGAGCGGACCAGCGCCAAGGGTCCTGAGACCATG GCCAGCAAATTCTCCAGCTCATCTTCAGACTGGCGCGTCCCTGGGCAGGGCCTGGAGAATCGTGGGGAGCCTCCCactcctcccagcccagccccagctccagccgTAGCCCCTGGTGGCAGCAGCGAGAGCAGCAGTGGGCGGGCAGCCGGGGATACCCCCGAGCGCAAGGAGGCGGCTGGTACTGGCAAGAAGGTGAAGGTGCGGCCCCCGCCCCTGAAGAAGACCTTTGACTCTGTGGACAA CAGGGTCCTGTCAGAAGTGGACTTCGAAGAGCGCTTTGCTGAGCTGCCTGAGTTTCGGCCTGAGGAGGTGCTGCCCTCCCCCACCCTGCAGTCTCTGGCCACCTCACCCCGGGCCATCCTGGGCTCTTACCGCAAGAAGAGGAAGAACTCCACGG ACCTGGATTCAGCACCCGAGGACCCTACCTCGCCCAAGCGCAAGATGAGAAGACGCTCCAGCTGCAGCTCGGAGCCCAACACCCCCAAGAGTGCCAAGTGCGAGGGGGACATCTTCACCTTTGACC GTACAGAAGCCGAGGATGTGCTTGGGGAGCTAGAGTATGAGAAGGTGCCGTACTCCTCCCTGCGGCGCACCCTAGACCAGCGCCGGGCCCTGGTCATGCAGCTCTTCCAGGACCATGGCTTCTTCCCATCAG cccaggccacagCGGCCTTCCAGGCCCGCTATGCAGACATCTTCCCCTCCAAGGTTTGTCTGCAGTTGAAGATCCGTGAGGTGCGCCAGAAGATCATGCAGGCAGCCACTCCCACCGAGCAGCCCCCTGGAGCTGAGGCTCCTCTCCCTGTACCGCCCCCCACTGGCACTgctgctgcccctgcccccactcccagccctgcagggggcCCTGACCCCACCTCGCCCAGCTCGGACTCTGGCACGGTCCAGGCTGCCCCGCCACTGCCTCCGCCCCCAGAGTCGGGGCCTGGACAGCCTGGCTGGGAGGGGGCTCCCCAGCCCTCTCCCCCACCGCCAGGTCCCTCCACAGCTGCCACAGGCAGGTGA